A region of Cataglyphis hispanica isolate Lineage 1 chromosome 6, ULB_Chis1_1.0, whole genome shotgun sequence DNA encodes the following proteins:
- the LOC126850223 gene encoding metacaspase-2-like isoform X1 produces MARKKKIEQKNNCTLKTSKGLRACTVVLHDIALETDLIQRYQLHLPLKKDTSIHSINKQLLIKKNVQTNDVIENGRYTITKNCSKKTINKKKGKNYENVKSQQNKKDINKDILLSHQYDETTVTQQLTHGSNAKSSSNKNTDEISSTSTDTHFNYMQKMTVLMNNKNNKDVRKLRKDSKAILRLNKPDITNDTYIKLPKDSNNTTCLDKKNITVVDYNSNMEEISGKSITHTPNNNLLPIDFSDGINCGVKREQCKKNQNSKDSIVQTTCNGGKSTRNETKRSVTKRNLPRIIGNHVLPEGAKILKEIKVEKLRINNNLQSSTPKQISLEQDRCNNNDKNRHEISRNIDTIETTNIILNEKECHTSLEINGSINTSKISSPHNNNVDLKDKNLPIDKSYSKVIDCKNLNSITKVRNNYYINNTINNNDTESKVIMRHENYTLNDQGQLSKFTNDTGIHENNALQGGRKCKEKCIKNILNKNTSDLMDIDNKNCNFSTSLISANKEETVKQTLKRTLKEKDKDYNLDSKKMKLNRNSWLQNNDINKTSINNQCNDSSSTVTTDTTIETNIFKEYNQEQKSDLHNFLKQMKSKRDFKLKSTVKTENEEICKKLSAKEELTLSGTVYEKKNNAQEKHTEEHTNVVSDNEEDDCISLFAESFAEFTSQCEDQSLYEKNKSYKSLHSDIPYPMTASSFDKYVKQNNKEFNKEYADCIENNIEASKSKANEISNNQSIQVLNIDCTSATIESKSLQTRNIYPTKETIYNFIRTYCYTTLRFGTDIKHQCKYKHDVENVFHTVNVKDSKIIIDIIQEAVKQNFNYFCEQVYIASLKKLTVDQILKIYKMFHENWDSHSRRDFTIQARKNIACSIIKELLNREMSLKIIIDHMMTLILPTRNLNELYNILMCVDMYVKPGEYWKTVKNIILKRRPHVCKQIVEKILHECIQSNDLQNIQDVNNNLINKLDSTLISTLDKYAIKCFKNILVQKTAKNSYSKVLINNFGESLTTGTIASPDSPDPCQSVNFTQQELPISPTRDDISLRETDINQNENHVTQDVNLTKPYKYGFMQPIDASYARSVYRDHERFWKFYMDLERFEKGLIYEDYDYVIDILKSYTEKRESELFVSKCCLVLQNVKRSEYHFKNILRLTVQMDVFSILSKILFDIGLNILANLVDEEAWGLALQLIQSLNIYDLPYNAEYFLLSAEIYLANKKAVKAYDLLKYQNIICTSCDKWYVKSTTNDKHVRNKIIDILFDSLCDEFLEHAFFLFQFLLKDQSSYYTPIDLSYYADKLIILSLSKKDTTLITEMGNLVLKHSFVLSTITCRALISTIIHTDEVLARQIYNYAEGIGIYSTVKLLPITHIIINTDLTEEEIYLIFLQLIKNLIMNFGHAIEFAKPHQIKVYFILEIKINKQFYCAALQNHYNNKAIINAKTLIKNVLKKRFDPPILLMKSNVKGRVGKLQSKSLINYLQSEHCN; encoded by the exons ATGGCTCGCAAAAAGAAGATAGAACAAAAGAATAACTGTACATTGAAAACATCAAAAGGGCTTCGTGCATGTACAGTTGTACTACATGATATTGCTTTAGAAACAGATTTAATTCAACGCTATCAATTACATTTACCTTTAAAGAAAGATACATCTATACATTCTATTAACAAACagttactaattaaaaaaaatgtacagacGAATGATGTTATAGAGAATGGAAGAtatacaataacaaaaaattgttcaaagaaaacaatcaataaaaaaaagggaaagaattatgaaaatgttaaatctcagcaaaacaaaaaagatataaacaaagatatattattaagccATCAATACGATGAAACAACTGTAACACAGCAATTAACACATGGTAGCAATGCTAAATCatcttctaataaaaatactgaTGAAATATCTAGTACATCCACAGatacacattttaattatatgcaaaaaatgactgtattaatgaataataagaataataaagatgTTAGAAAACTGAGAAAAGATTCTAAAGCAATACTACGTTTGAATAAGCCAGATATAACAAATG atacatatataaaattacccAAGGATTCTAATAATACAACTtgtttggataaaaaaaatataactgttGTGGATTATAATAGCAATATGGAAGAGATATCTGGCAAATCTATTACACATAcaccaaataataatttactaccAATTGATTTTTCTGATGGGATAAATTGCGGAGTAAAACGAGAGCAGTgtaagaaaaatcaaaatagcaaag atAGTATAGTACAAACTACATGTAATGGAGGAAAGTCAACAAGAAATGAGACAAAAAGGTCAGTAACAAAGCGAAATCTACCAAGAATAATTGGAAATCATGTTTTACCAGAAggagcaaaaattttaaaagaaataaaagttgaaaaattaagaataaataacaaCTTACAGAGCAGTACTCCTAAGCAGATTTCTCTAGAACAGGatagatgtaataataatgataaaaacagACATGAAATTTCTCGCAATATTGATACAATTGAAActacaaatattattcttaatgaaaaagaatgcCATACATCCCTTGAAATAAATGGGTCAATCAAtacttcaaaaatatcaagtcCACATAACAATAATGttgatttaaaagataaaaacttgCCAATTGATAAATCATATAGTAAAGTTattgattgcaaaaatttaaattctataacaaaagtaagaaataactattatattaataatactataaataataatgatactgAGAGTAAAGTAATAATGAGACATGAAAACTATACTTTAAATGACCAGGGACAATTAAGTAAATTTACTAATGATACAGGGATACatgaaaataatgcattaCAAGGTGGTAGAaagtgtaaagaaaaatgcattaaaaacatattaaacaaaaatacttCAGATCTTATGGACAtagacaataaaaattgtaattttagtacATCACTAATATCTGCAAATAAAGAAGAGACTGTAAAACAAACTTTAAAGCGtactttgaaagaaaaagataaagattataatctggacagtaaaaaaatgaaattaaataggaACAGTTGGTTACaaaataatgacataaataAGACATCAATCAATAATCAATGTAATGATTCTTCAAGTACTGTTACAACAGATACAAcaatagaaacaaatatatttaaagaatataatcagGAGCAAAAATCAGACTTACATAACTTCTTGAAGCAGATGAAAtcaaaaagagattttaaattaaaatctacaGTTAAaa cAGAAAACGaggaaatttgcaaaaaacttTCTGCCAAGGAAGAATTAACTTTAAGTGGTACtgtatatgaaaagaaaaataatgcgcAAGAGAAACATACAGAGGAACATACAAATGTTGTAAGTGATAATGAAGAAGATGAttgtatttctctttttgcagAATCTTTTGCAGAATTTACAAGCCA ATGTGAAGATCAATCTTTGTATGAGAAAAACAAATCATATAAATCTCTACATTCTGATATACCATATCCAATGACTGCTAGTAGCtttgataaatatgttaaacaaaataataaagaatttaataaagagtATGCAGATtgcatagaaaataatatagaagcTTCAAAGTCCAAAGCAAatgaaatatctaataatcaatcaatccaagttttaaatatagattgtaCATCTGCAACTATAGAATCAAAATCGCTACAAACTAGAAATATTTACCCAACAAAAGAaactatttacaattttatcagAACATATTGTTATACAACATTGAGGTTTGGTACAGATATAAAGCATCagtgtaaatataaacatgat gtGGAAAATGTATTTCATACAGTTAATGTAAAAGATTCCAAAATAATTATCGACATTATACAAGAGGCAgtaaaacagaattttaattatttttgcgaacAAGTATACATagcttcattaaaaaaattaactgttgatcagattttaaaaatatataaaatgtttcatgAAAATTGGGATTCTCACTCGAGAAGAGATTTTACAATCCAAGCgaggaaaaatattgcttgtagtattattaaagaattactaAACAGagaaatgtcattaaaaataatcatcgaTCATATGATGACACTTATCTTGCCCACCAGGAATTTAAACGAACTTTACAACATATTAATGTGTGTAGATATGTATGTGAAACCTGGTGAATACTGGaaaactgtaaaaaatataattttaaaacggcGACCACATGTTTGTAAacaaattgttgaaaaaatattacatgaatGCATACAAAGTaatgatttacaaaatattcaagatgttaacaataacttaataaataaGCTTGATTCTACATTAATATCAACGTTggataaatatgcaataaaatgttttaaaaatattttggttcaaaaaactgcaaaaaattcttactctaaagtattaattaacaattttggaGAAAGTTTAACAACGGGAACTATTGCTTCTCCTGATTCTCCTGACCCATGTCAAAGTGTGAACTTTACACAACAGGAACTCCCAATTTCTCCAACAAGAGATGATATTTCTCTCAGAGAAActgatataaatcaaaatgaaaATCATGTAACTCAAGatgtaaatttaacaaaaccATACAAATATGGTTTTATGCAACCTAttg atgcATCCTATGCGCGATCTGTTTATAGAGATCACGAACGTTTCTGGAAATTTTATATGGATTTAGAGCGATTTGAAAAAGGACTTATATATGAAGATTATGATTATGTTATTGATAtcttaaaaagttatacaGAAAAACGGGAAAGTGAGTTATTTGTTAGTAAGTGTTGTCTGGTACTTCAAAATGTAAAACGTTCAGAATATCACTTTAAAAACATCCTAAGGCTAACAg TCCAAATGGATGTTTTCAGCATTCTATCTAAAATCTTATTCGACATAGGATTAAACATTTTGGCCAATTTAGTGGATGAGGAGGCTTGGGGGCTTGCACTCCAATTGATTCAAtcacttaatatatatgatttaccATATAatgcagaatattttttactatcggctgaaatttatttagctAACAAAAAGGCAGTAAAGGCATATGATTTACTCAAAT atcagaatataatatgtacgAGTTGTGATAAGTGGTACGTTAAAAGCACTACTAATGACAAACACgtaagaaacaaaataatagacaTTCTGTTTGATTCATTATGTGATGAATTTCTTGAAcatgcattttttcttttccaatttttacttaaagatCAATCCAGTTATTATACTCCAATAG atttatcttattatgcagacaaattaattatattatctttgtcAAAAAAGGATACAACTTTAATCACAGAAATGGGCAACTTAGTACTTAAACATAGTTTTGTATTAAGTACAATAACATGTCGTGCATTAATTTCTACGATAATTCACACAGATGAAGTTTTAGCTagacagatatataattatgcagaAGGCATAGGTATCTATTCAACAGTGAAG TTGTTGCCAATaacacatattattataaataccgACTTAacagaagaagaaatatatcttatattcctgcaattgataaaaaatcttataatgaATTTTGGACATGCGATTGAGTTTGCTAAACCTCATCAAATCAAGGTATATTTCATTTTGGAG ataaaaataaataaacagttTTATTGTGCCGCATTGCAGAaccattataataataaggctattataaatgcaaagacattaataaaaaatgtcttaaaGAAACGCTTTGATCCACCCATATTACTAATGAAGTCAAATGTTAAAGGTAGAGTAGGTAAGCTACAGAGTAAaagtcttataaattatttgcaatcagaacattgtaattaa
- the LOC126850223 gene encoding metacaspase-2-like isoform X3: MARKKKIEQKNNCTLKTSKGLRACTVVLHDIALETDLIQRYQLHLPLKKDTSIHSINKQLLIKKNVQTNDVIENGRYTITKNCSKKTINKKKGKNYENVKSQQNKKDINKDILLSHQYDETTVTQQLTHGSNAKSSSNKNTDEISSTSTDTHFNYMQKMTVLMNNKNNKDVRKLRKDSKAILRLNKPDITNDTYIKLPKDSNNTTCLDKKNITVVDYNSNMEEISGKSITHTPNNNLLPIDFSDGINCGVKREQCKKNQNSKDSIVQTTCNGGKSTRNETKRSVTKRNLPRIIGNHVLPEGAKILKEIKVEKLRINNNLQSSTPKQISLEQDRCNNNDKNRHEISRNIDTIETTNIILNEKECHTSLEINGSINTSKISSPHNNNVDLKDKNLPIDKSYSKVIDCKNLNSITKVRNNYYINNTINNNDTESKVIMRHENYTLNDQGQLSKFTNDTGIHENNALQGGRKCKEKCIKNILNKNTSDLMDIDNKNCNFSTSLISANKEETVKQTLKRTLKEKDKDYNLDSKKMKLNRNSWLQNNDINKTSINNQCNDSSSTVTTDTTIETNIFKEYNQEQKSDLHNFLKQMKSKRDFKLKSTVKTENEEICKKLSAKEELTLSGTVYEKKNNAQEKHTEEHTNVVSDNEEDDCISLFAESFAEFTSQCEDQSLYEKNKSYKSLHSDIPYPMTASSFDKYVKQNNKEFNKEYADCIENNIEASKSKANEISNNQSIQVLNIDCTSATIESKSLQTRNIYPTKETIYNFIRTYCYTTLRFGTDIKHQCKYKHDVENVFHTVNVKDSKIIIDIIQEAVKQNFNYFCEQVYIASLKKLTVDQILKIYKMFHENWDSHSRRDFTIQARKNIACSIIKELLNREMSLKIIIDHMMTLILPTRNLNELYNILMCVDMYVKPGEYWKTVKNIILKRRPHVCKQIVEKILHECIQSNDLQNIQDVNNNLINKLDSTLISTLDKYAIKCFKNILVQKTAKNSYSKVLINNFGESLTTGTIASPDSPDPCQSVNFTQQELPISPTRDDISLRETDINQNENHVTQDVNLTKPYKYGFMQPIDASYARSVYRDHERFWKFYMDLERFEKGLIYEDYDYVIDILKSYTEKRESELFVSKCCLVLQNVKRSEYHFKNILRLTVQMDVFSILSKILFDIGLNILANLVDEEAWGLALQLIQSLNIYDLPYNAEYFLLSAEIYLANKKAVKAYDLLKYQNIICTSCDKWYVKSTTNDKHVRNKIIDILFDSLCDEFLEHAFFLFQFLLKDQSSYYTPIDLSYYADKLIILSLSKKDTTLITEMGNLVLKHSFVLSTITCRALISTIIHTDEVLARQIYNYAEGIGIYSTVKLLPITHIIINTDLTEEEIYLIFLQLIKNLIMNFGHAIEFAKPHQIKIKINKQFYCAALQNHYNNKAIINAKTLIKNVLKKRFDPPILLMKSNVKGRVGKLQSKSLINYLQSEHCN, encoded by the exons ATGGCTCGCAAAAAGAAGATAGAACAAAAGAATAACTGTACATTGAAAACATCAAAAGGGCTTCGTGCATGTACAGTTGTACTACATGATATTGCTTTAGAAACAGATTTAATTCAACGCTATCAATTACATTTACCTTTAAAGAAAGATACATCTATACATTCTATTAACAAACagttactaattaaaaaaaatgtacagacGAATGATGTTATAGAGAATGGAAGAtatacaataacaaaaaattgttcaaagaaaacaatcaataaaaaaaagggaaagaattatgaaaatgttaaatctcagcaaaacaaaaaagatataaacaaagatatattattaagccATCAATACGATGAAACAACTGTAACACAGCAATTAACACATGGTAGCAATGCTAAATCatcttctaataaaaatactgaTGAAATATCTAGTACATCCACAGatacacattttaattatatgcaaaaaatgactgtattaatgaataataagaataataaagatgTTAGAAAACTGAGAAAAGATTCTAAAGCAATACTACGTTTGAATAAGCCAGATATAACAAATG atacatatataaaattacccAAGGATTCTAATAATACAACTtgtttggataaaaaaaatataactgttGTGGATTATAATAGCAATATGGAAGAGATATCTGGCAAATCTATTACACATAcaccaaataataatttactaccAATTGATTTTTCTGATGGGATAAATTGCGGAGTAAAACGAGAGCAGTgtaagaaaaatcaaaatagcaaag atAGTATAGTACAAACTACATGTAATGGAGGAAAGTCAACAAGAAATGAGACAAAAAGGTCAGTAACAAAGCGAAATCTACCAAGAATAATTGGAAATCATGTTTTACCAGAAggagcaaaaattttaaaagaaataaaagttgaaaaattaagaataaataacaaCTTACAGAGCAGTACTCCTAAGCAGATTTCTCTAGAACAGGatagatgtaataataatgataaaaacagACATGAAATTTCTCGCAATATTGATACAATTGAAActacaaatattattcttaatgaaaaagaatgcCATACATCCCTTGAAATAAATGGGTCAATCAAtacttcaaaaatatcaagtcCACATAACAATAATGttgatttaaaagataaaaacttgCCAATTGATAAATCATATAGTAAAGTTattgattgcaaaaatttaaattctataacaaaagtaagaaataactattatattaataatactataaataataatgatactgAGAGTAAAGTAATAATGAGACATGAAAACTATACTTTAAATGACCAGGGACAATTAAGTAAATTTACTAATGATACAGGGATACatgaaaataatgcattaCAAGGTGGTAGAaagtgtaaagaaaaatgcattaaaaacatattaaacaaaaatacttCAGATCTTATGGACAtagacaataaaaattgtaattttagtacATCACTAATATCTGCAAATAAAGAAGAGACTGTAAAACAAACTTTAAAGCGtactttgaaagaaaaagataaagattataatctggacagtaaaaaaatgaaattaaataggaACAGTTGGTTACaaaataatgacataaataAGACATCAATCAATAATCAATGTAATGATTCTTCAAGTACTGTTACAACAGATACAAcaatagaaacaaatatatttaaagaatataatcagGAGCAAAAATCAGACTTACATAACTTCTTGAAGCAGATGAAAtcaaaaagagattttaaattaaaatctacaGTTAAaa cAGAAAACGaggaaatttgcaaaaaacttTCTGCCAAGGAAGAATTAACTTTAAGTGGTACtgtatatgaaaagaaaaataatgcgcAAGAGAAACATACAGAGGAACATACAAATGTTGTAAGTGATAATGAAGAAGATGAttgtatttctctttttgcagAATCTTTTGCAGAATTTACAAGCCA ATGTGAAGATCAATCTTTGTATGAGAAAAACAAATCATATAAATCTCTACATTCTGATATACCATATCCAATGACTGCTAGTAGCtttgataaatatgttaaacaaaataataaagaatttaataaagagtATGCAGATtgcatagaaaataatatagaagcTTCAAAGTCCAAAGCAAatgaaatatctaataatcaatcaatccaagttttaaatatagattgtaCATCTGCAACTATAGAATCAAAATCGCTACAAACTAGAAATATTTACCCAACAAAAGAaactatttacaattttatcagAACATATTGTTATACAACATTGAGGTTTGGTACAGATATAAAGCATCagtgtaaatataaacatgat gtGGAAAATGTATTTCATACAGTTAATGTAAAAGATTCCAAAATAATTATCGACATTATACAAGAGGCAgtaaaacagaattttaattatttttgcgaacAAGTATACATagcttcattaaaaaaattaactgttgatcagattttaaaaatatataaaatgtttcatgAAAATTGGGATTCTCACTCGAGAAGAGATTTTACAATCCAAGCgaggaaaaatattgcttgtagtattattaaagaattactaAACAGagaaatgtcattaaaaataatcatcgaTCATATGATGACACTTATCTTGCCCACCAGGAATTTAAACGAACTTTACAACATATTAATGTGTGTAGATATGTATGTGAAACCTGGTGAATACTGGaaaactgtaaaaaatataattttaaaacggcGACCACATGTTTGTAAacaaattgttgaaaaaatattacatgaatGCATACAAAGTaatgatttacaaaatattcaagatgttaacaataacttaataaataaGCTTGATTCTACATTAATATCAACGTTggataaatatgcaataaaatgttttaaaaatattttggttcaaaaaactgcaaaaaattcttactctaaagtattaattaacaattttggaGAAAGTTTAACAACGGGAACTATTGCTTCTCCTGATTCTCCTGACCCATGTCAAAGTGTGAACTTTACACAACAGGAACTCCCAATTTCTCCAACAAGAGATGATATTTCTCTCAGAGAAActgatataaatcaaaatgaaaATCATGTAACTCAAGatgtaaatttaacaaaaccATACAAATATGGTTTTATGCAACCTAttg atgcATCCTATGCGCGATCTGTTTATAGAGATCACGAACGTTTCTGGAAATTTTATATGGATTTAGAGCGATTTGAAAAAGGACTTATATATGAAGATTATGATTATGTTATTGATAtcttaaaaagttatacaGAAAAACGGGAAAGTGAGTTATTTGTTAGTAAGTGTTGTCTGGTACTTCAAAATGTAAAACGTTCAGAATATCACTTTAAAAACATCCTAAGGCTAACAg TCCAAATGGATGTTTTCAGCATTCTATCTAAAATCTTATTCGACATAGGATTAAACATTTTGGCCAATTTAGTGGATGAGGAGGCTTGGGGGCTTGCACTCCAATTGATTCAAtcacttaatatatatgatttaccATATAatgcagaatattttttactatcggctgaaatttatttagctAACAAAAAGGCAGTAAAGGCATATGATTTACTCAAAT atcagaatataatatgtacgAGTTGTGATAAGTGGTACGTTAAAAGCACTACTAATGACAAACACgtaagaaacaaaataatagacaTTCTGTTTGATTCATTATGTGATGAATTTCTTGAAcatgcattttttcttttccaatttttacttaaagatCAATCCAGTTATTATACTCCAATAG atttatcttattatgcagacaaattaattatattatctttgtcAAAAAAGGATACAACTTTAATCACAGAAATGGGCAACTTAGTACTTAAACATAGTTTTGTATTAAGTACAATAACATGTCGTGCATTAATTTCTACGATAATTCACACAGATGAAGTTTTAGCTagacagatatataattatgcagaAGGCATAGGTATCTATTCAACAGTGAAG TTGTTGCCAATaacacatattattataaataccgACTTAacagaagaagaaatatatcttatattcctgcaattgataaaaaatcttataatgaATTTTGGACATGCGATTGAGTTTGCTAAACCTCATCAAATCAAG ataaaaataaataaacagttTTATTGTGCCGCATTGCAGAaccattataataataaggctattataaatgcaaagacattaataaaaaatgtcttaaaGAAACGCTTTGATCCACCCATATTACTAATGAAGTCAAATGTTAAAGGTAGAGTAGGTAAGCTACAGAGTAAaagtcttataaattatttgcaatcagaacattgtaattaa